Proteins encoded by one window of Mycobacteriales bacterium:
- a CDS encoding lysophospholipid acyltransferase family protein: protein MPEARVIPIESRGEVRPPGSRPRRRGVARCAATDDAGRRCAEPAVVDGLCDAHARAASPSLVAPAPEWEKKVAGALAFLRRRVTGDYEVDDFGFDADLNDRVLMAAVRPLYERYFRVETRGLDNIPDAGGALVVANHSGTVPLDGVMTQLAILDHHPAHRHLRMLAADLVFRMPIIAPAARKGGHTLACNADAERLLGRGELVAVYPEGFKGVGKPFSERYKLQRFGRGGFVSAALRTGVPIVPCSIVGAEEIYPIVGNAKTLARLLGLPYVPVTPFFPLLGPLGLLPLPSKWIIEFGEPIPTDEFGRAAADDPMLVFNLTDQVRETIQQTLYKLLMQRRSVFF from the coding sequence ATGCCTGAGGCGCGGGTCATCCCGATCGAGTCCCGCGGGGAGGTCCGGCCTCCGGGTTCCCGCCCGCGCCGGCGCGGGGTCGCGCGATGTGCCGCGACGGACGACGCGGGTCGTCGCTGTGCCGAGCCGGCGGTGGTCGACGGGCTGTGCGATGCGCACGCTCGCGCGGCGAGTCCGTCCCTGGTGGCGCCGGCGCCGGAGTGGGAGAAGAAGGTGGCCGGCGCGCTGGCGTTCCTGCGGCGGCGCGTCACCGGCGACTACGAGGTTGACGACTTCGGCTTCGATGCCGATCTCAACGACCGGGTCCTGATGGCAGCCGTCCGCCCGCTGTACGAGCGGTATTTCCGGGTCGAGACCCGCGGACTCGACAACATCCCGGATGCCGGGGGGGCACTCGTCGTTGCCAACCACTCGGGCACCGTCCCGCTCGACGGGGTGATGACCCAGCTGGCGATCCTCGACCACCACCCCGCCCACCGGCACCTGCGCATGCTCGCCGCGGACCTCGTGTTCCGGATGCCGATCATCGCGCCGGCGGCTCGCAAGGGTGGTCACACGCTCGCCTGCAACGCCGATGCCGAGCGACTGTTGGGTCGTGGGGAGCTCGTCGCGGTCTACCCGGAAGGCTTCAAGGGCGTCGGCAAGCCGTTCTCGGAGCGGTACAAGCTTCAGCGGTTCGGCCGTGGAGGCTTCGTTTCCGCCGCGCTTCGCACCGGCGTCCCGATCGTTCCCTGCTCGATCGTCGGTGCCGAAGAGATTTACCCGATCGTCGGCAATGCGAAGACGCTGGCCCGCCTCCTCGGGCTGCCCTACGTCCCGGTCACGCCGTTCTTTCCGTTGCTCGGTCCGCTCGGGTTGCTGCCACTGCCGTCCAAGTGGATCATCGAGTTCGGCGAGCCGATCCCCACCGACGAGTTCGGTCGGGCGGCGGCAGACGACCCGATGCTCGTGTTCAACCTCACCGACCAGGTGCGCGAGACGATCCAGCAGACCCTGTACAAGCTGCTAATGCAGCGCCGTTCGGTCTTCTTCTGA
- a CDS encoding LPXTG cell wall anchor domain-containing protein, with protein sequence MAQNLRRRGAAAAALTVASGTLLATVAVAAPAGAATNVAPAFYSGATQGNVLGVTLNLPTALPGLPNPAALGLISATGTAVHNTLSAAVTNTASSFAGLASGSLVQSGPLGMLNRSASATTSGARDATSSLGTIPSNVLVSGSLGSLAAHVLSALPSSVSTANLANLSAGRLRDILGSSLVNQITSVYNSIESNAQSTVSSAVSTIDSVLGPLASQDPTGAAALLESQVNSLPSQLDCSKNTACLLNTLLDNNLLSFDALDAHQGIVQVADGVQSTAHAGLLGVNVLGGLVSVNGFTSDATAFADGRPGHATAAVNPVVATAKVGKLQITLGNGATGTILGINVGGLTGQTVTQINSALTTVVNTLNSVLNTLGVSVSATKGTTSVNPDGSSATATGGVLTIDVSAPSLPTGGAATTAGANSSSAAPLVQIQLGGASAAARARQAVLVPNKVITPATTALPHTGANLPLTAGIGMVLLGAAALVRRRLMSNG encoded by the coding sequence ATGGCACAAAACCTGCGGCGTAGGGGTGCGGCAGCAGCCGCGCTCACGGTCGCCAGCGGCACGCTCCTGGCCACGGTCGCGGTAGCCGCCCCGGCTGGAGCGGCGACCAACGTCGCGCCCGCGTTCTACTCCGGCGCGACCCAGGGCAACGTCCTCGGCGTCACCCTCAACCTTCCGACCGCGCTGCCCGGCCTGCCGAACCCGGCGGCCCTGGGCCTGATCAGCGCCACCGGCACCGCCGTGCACAACACGCTCAGTGCCGCCGTGACCAACACGGCAAGCTCGTTCGCCGGGCTGGCCTCAGGCAGCCTGGTCCAGTCCGGCCCGCTCGGCATGCTCAACCGGTCCGCCTCGGCGACGACCAGCGGGGCGCGCGACGCGACCAGCAGCCTGGGCACGATCCCCAGCAACGTTCTGGTCAGTGGCTCGCTCGGCAGCCTGGCCGCGCATGTCCTGAGCGCCCTCCCGAGCAGCGTCTCCACCGCGAACCTGGCCAACCTCAGCGCGGGCCGGCTTCGCGACATCCTCGGCTCGTCCCTGGTCAACCAGATCACCAGCGTCTACAACTCGATCGAGTCCAACGCCCAGTCGACCGTGAGTTCCGCGGTCAGCACCATCGACTCGGTGCTGGGCCCGCTCGCGAGCCAGGACCCGACCGGCGCGGCCGCGCTGCTGGAGTCGCAGGTCAACAGCCTGCCGAGCCAGCTCGACTGCTCGAAGAACACGGCCTGCCTGCTCAACACCCTGCTCGACAACAACCTGCTCTCCTTCGACGCACTCGACGCCCACCAGGGGATCGTTCAGGTCGCCGACGGCGTTCAGTCGACGGCCCACGCCGGGTTGCTCGGGGTCAACGTGCTCGGTGGCCTGGTATCGGTCAACGGCTTCACCAGCGACGCGACCGCGTTCGCCGACGGCCGGCCCGGACACGCCACCGCCGCGGTCAACCCGGTCGTCGCCACCGCGAAGGTCGGAAAGCTGCAGATCACGCTGGGCAACGGCGCTACCGGAACCATCCTCGGGATCAACGTGGGTGGCCTCACCGGCCAGACCGTCACGCAGATCAACTCGGCGCTCACCACCGTGGTCAACACGCTGAACAGCGTGCTCAACACGCTGGGCGTCTCGGTCTCCGCCACCAAGGGCACGACCAGCGTCAACCCGGACGGCAGTTCGGCGACTGCGACCGGTGGCGTGCTCACCATCGACGTCTCGGCGCCGTCACTGCCCACAGGTGGGGCGGCCACGACGGCCGGGGCGAACTCCTCCTCCGCCGCGCCGCTCGTGCAGATCCAGCTCGGTGGCGCCTCGGCGGCCGCTCGGGCCCGGCAGGCCGTGCTGGTCCCCAACAAGGTGATCACCCCGGCCACGACGGCGCTCCCGCACACCGGGGCGAACCTGCCGTTGACTGCGGGTATCGGCATGGTGCTGCTCGGGGCTGCTGCCCTGGTGCGTCGCCGGCTGATGAGCAACGGCTGA